From a region of the Sporosarcina ureilytica genome:
- the yiaA gene encoding inner membrane protein YiaA yields the protein MVKEDDDFLVREKQKEANMKVERKEGEPTQAFKGASIAALIIGMSAYLLGLYNAAMELNEKGYYFAVLIFGLYASISLQKAVRDKEEGVPVTNIYYGISWFAMIIAILLMAIGLYNAGSIILSEKGFYAMAFVLSIFAAITVQKNVRDTKSAKEIE from the coding sequence ATGGTAAAAGAAGACGATGATTTTTTGGTAAGGGAAAAACAAAAAGAGGCTAACATGAAAGTAGAAAGAAAAGAAGGAGAGCCAACGCAAGCATTCAAGGGGGCTTCTATTGCGGCACTTATTATTGGAATGTCAGCTTATTTACTAGGTCTGTATAACGCGGCCATGGAACTGAATGAGAAGGGCTATTACTTTGCAGTGCTCATATTTGGACTCTATGCGTCTATATCTTTGCAAAAAGCAGTGAGAGATAAAGAAGAGGGAGTCCCCGTGACGAATATTTACTATGGGATTAGCTGGTTTGCCATGATTATCGCAATCCTATTAATGGCGATTGGGTTATACAATGCAGGAAGTATTATTTTAAGTGAAAAAGGTTTTTATGCGATGGCATTTGTATTAAGTATATTTGCAGCAATTACTGTCCAGAAAAATGTAAGAGATACAAAAAGTGCTAAAGAAATAGAGTGA
- a CDS encoding DUF6509 family protein, with amino-acid sequence MEITEYIAEKIVDPTGLISGERYEFRLFVMLNEEDELYTDAGVGVRAILAVDEEQDRLVVAHFFDRATDEPFDFELEEEELSTILTFCKAHYHEAE; translated from the coding sequence ATGGAAATAACAGAATATATTGCAGAAAAAATTGTAGATCCTACGGGGCTTATTAGCGGAGAACGATACGAATTTCGACTGTTCGTCATGCTGAACGAAGAGGATGAGCTCTATACTGATGCTGGAGTTGGCGTAAGGGCAATTTTAGCGGTAGATGAAGAGCAAGACCGACTCGTCGTTGCACACTTTTTTGATCGGGCAACAGATGAACCCTTTGATTTTGAATTGGAAGAAGAAGAACTTTCAACAATCCTTACATTTTGTAAAGCGCATTATCATGAAGCAGAATAA
- a CDS encoding NAD(P)/FAD-dependent oxidoreductase, producing MEREIVDITIIGGGPTGLFASFYAGMREMSVKIIDSLPQLGGQLIELYPDKYIYDVGGFPKILAKDFVANLVTQAHYAKPEILLGETALSIEKHDDYFELKTDKGVHLTRTILLTVGIGAFQPRKIGLKEEAEYEGKTLHYGIKDLTIFKDKNVVVCGGGDSAVDWALMLEDIAASVTLIHRRERFTAHETSVNQLMDSKVDVKTSLSIKEIIGDNGEINEILVASRDGEEERISTDHVIVNYGNISSLGPLKDWGLEMERNSILVNTKMETNIEGIYAAGDVTTFDGKVKLIAVGLGEAPIAVNHAKAYVDPKARLQPLHSTSVFS from the coding sequence ATGGAGAGAGAAATTGTTGATATTACAATTATCGGGGGAGGACCGACTGGCTTATTCGCATCATTTTATGCGGGGATGAGAGAAATGTCGGTTAAGATCATCGATAGCCTTCCACAATTGGGTGGTCAACTTATTGAGCTTTATCCAGATAAATATATATATGATGTAGGCGGTTTCCCGAAAATACTAGCGAAAGATTTTGTTGCAAATCTTGTCACACAAGCACATTATGCCAAACCGGAAATTTTACTCGGAGAAACAGCATTATCAATTGAAAAGCATGATGATTATTTCGAGCTCAAGACAGATAAAGGTGTCCATTTAACGAGAACGATTTTACTCACAGTTGGGATTGGTGCATTCCAACCTCGTAAAATCGGTTTGAAAGAAGAGGCCGAATATGAAGGAAAAACATTACACTATGGAATTAAGGATTTAACAATTTTTAAAGATAAAAATGTTGTCGTCTGTGGTGGGGGAGATTCAGCAGTAGACTGGGCGTTAATGCTTGAGGATATTGCAGCTTCAGTGACGTTAATTCACCGTCGCGAACGTTTTACGGCACATGAAACGAGTGTCAACCAGTTAATGGATTCTAAAGTAGATGTAAAAACTTCACTTTCAATTAAAGAAATCATTGGAGACAATGGTGAAATCAACGAAATTCTGGTCGCATCTAGAGACGGCGAAGAAGAAAGAATTTCAACGGATCACGTCATTGTTAATTACGGTAATATTTCTTCATTAGGACCATTGAAAGATTGGGGTCTTGAAATGGAACGTAACTCCATCTTGGTCAATACGAAAATGGAAACAAATATTGAAGGGATTTACGCTGCAGGGGATGTCACAACGTTTGACGGCAAAGTAAAGTTAATCGCCGTTGGACTTGGTGAAGCCCCAATTGCTGTCAACCATGCGAAAGCCTATGTAGATCCGAAAGCAAGACTACAACCACTACACAGCACAAGTGTTTTTAGTTAA
- a CDS encoding DUF1648 domain-containing protein — MTIALLLAIATFIIIIQAAIPYLLKPTIVFGVTIPNGYTKNEKLLFYKKMYASIVFIIGILTITAFMIWAMNAKPLEEKMMISGVAIQFAILILSMALYFVFHAKTSKLKTENQWGANLKQVRLVDIAARTADEMLPFTIFLLPMVITIGLIIYTTIHYPSLPELIPTHWGIDGQPDAFTEKTPFSAIALLLILLIMQGMMVGINELTKRSGIKIQANRKKKSRAQQLAFRKYSSWLLFATALLLTILFAFLQLMTIHENIGGTAIVLALPIAFIIIIFGMTAVYAFKVGQGGARLDVQITEEEVEGITNFDDDQYWKLGVIYVNKDDPSIFIEKRFGVGWTVNFGNPISYLIFFGPLLLILGISLYL, encoded by the coding sequence ATGACAATTGCTTTATTACTAGCTATAGCTACTTTTATTATCATAATCCAGGCTGCTATTCCCTATTTATTAAAACCAACAATCGTTTTCGGTGTAACCATCCCAAATGGTTATACAAAAAACGAAAAACTTCTTTTTTATAAAAAAATGTATGCATCCATAGTCTTCATTATCGGAATTCTAACGATTACCGCATTTATGATATGGGCAATGAACGCCAAACCACTTGAAGAGAAAATGATGATAAGCGGCGTTGCAATTCAATTTGCTATTTTGATTTTAAGTATGGCTTTATACTTTGTTTTCCACGCCAAAACCTCAAAGTTAAAAACGGAAAATCAATGGGGAGCAAATTTAAAACAAGTTCGATTAGTTGATATTGCTGCCAGAACCGCTGATGAAATGTTACCTTTTACAATTTTTCTCTTGCCCATGGTCATAACAATTGGGCTGATTATTTACACAACGATTCATTATCCAAGTTTACCTGAACTTATCCCAACGCACTGGGGGATCGATGGTCAACCCGATGCATTTACTGAGAAAACACCTTTTTCGGCAATTGCTCTCCTACTTATTTTACTCATTATGCAAGGGATGATGGTCGGAATTAACGAATTAACTAAAAGATCTGGCATTAAAATCCAAGCGAATCGCAAAAAGAAATCACGGGCCCAACAGCTAGCTTTTCGAAAGTATTCCAGTTGGCTTTTATTTGCAACAGCCCTTCTTCTAACAATCTTATTTGCTTTTTTACAATTAATGACGATACATGAAAATATCGGCGGAACCGCTATTGTACTCGCTCTGCCGATTGCATTTATCATTATTATTTTTGGAATGACTGCAGTTTATGCTTTTAAAGTGGGTCAAGGCGGTGCACGTCTCGATGTTCAAATTACAGAAGAAGAAGTAGAAGGGATTACAAATTTTGACGATGATCAATATTGGAAGCTTGGCGTGATTTATGTGAACAAAGATGACCCTTCCATTTTTATAGAAAAACGATTTGGTGTTGGTTGGACGGTAAACTTTGGCAATCCAATCAGTTACTTAATTTTCTTTGGTCCACTGTTATTAATCCTGGGTATTTCTTTGTATCTGTAA
- a CDS encoding GntR family transcriptional regulator, producing MFIEIDMDSEVPIYIQLMNGLIEAIANGTLQTGNTLPSVRALASDLGINMHTVNKTYRELEKKGLVQIIPKSGTIVQQRTVDEAKLQQFTHLIRPMMAELLANGLTEEQVHQLSSDIMISIKEGDQ from the coding sequence ATGTTTATTGAAATAGATATGGATTCGGAAGTACCCATTTACATCCAATTAATGAATGGCTTAATAGAAGCAATTGCAAACGGGACGCTCCAAACGGGAAATACTTTACCGTCCGTGCGCGCTCTTGCTTCTGATCTTGGGATAAATATGCATACGGTGAATAAAACGTATCGTGAACTTGAAAAAAAAGGTCTTGTACAAATTATTCCAAAGTCAGGAACCATTGTTCAACAGCGAACAGTAGACGAAGCGAAACTTCAACAATTCACTCATCTAATACGTCCAATGATGGCAGAATTACTCGCGAATGGTTTAACAGAAGAACAGGTTCATCAACTTTCTTCAGACATCATGATAAGTATCAAGGAGGGAGATCAATGA
- a CDS encoding polysaccharide deacetylase family protein, with product MKKPKFTERFPLLDIMLTCMTIVLVLCFGYFLFVFLNSSTSATSSLSVTDTIPSTIDEIESSFSGIKIVTEISNDLNAPFAIQYPQSKHIQFNDEVKKYIKTLKYNYLTDIAAYKQNHQTFPSELNISFETFEHNGIYSFVIVKNEYIGDNEGEISIHTFRLNPDTGDRITIEHVFDYHLQHLLEISQLTEERLYQDEALINHLLPEQVAIHTQPIWENFQNFALAENEIIFYFEYNKLANSEAGIPIVAIPYQTINPLLTEFLQALIVEEKTEKPNTAQSAINQQEATKNKEIRNNNVEHEEIPKQKRVALTFDDGPDPKVTTRILETLERYDAKATFFMLGSRVEYYPEIAKSVHEAGHELGNHSWTHPDLTKANNDKIASEIDRTTTIIEEVTGQKPEIFRPPYGAFNDNVLNLTDLSMILWDVDTLDWKHRNASQLLSYVKQNTRDGSIILMHDIHTSTADGLDAVLAYLAENDFQFVTISELSE from the coding sequence ATGAAAAAACCAAAGTTCACAGAGCGCTTTCCTTTGCTCGATATTATGCTTACTTGCATGACCATCGTATTAGTTCTTTGCTTCGGTTATTTTTTATTTGTTTTTCTAAATAGCAGCACATCAGCAACATCCAGTCTTTCAGTCACTGATACGATTCCATCAACAATTGATGAAATTGAATCAAGTTTTTCCGGCATTAAAATCGTTACGGAAATTTCAAACGACCTGAATGCGCCGTTTGCCATTCAATATCCACAAAGCAAACATATTCAATTCAATGATGAAGTAAAAAAATACATAAAAACATTAAAATACAATTATTTAACTGACATAGCAGCGTACAAACAAAATCACCAAACATTTCCAAGTGAATTGAACATTTCATTTGAAACCTTTGAACATAATGGAATTTATTCTTTTGTAATCGTAAAAAATGAATACATCGGCGACAACGAAGGCGAAATCAGCATTCACACTTTCCGACTAAACCCTGATACTGGTGACCGCATTACAATTGAACATGTTTTCGATTATCATCTACAACATCTGCTGGAAATCTCACAGCTCACAGAAGAACGCCTTTATCAAGATGAAGCACTTATCAATCATTTATTACCTGAGCAAGTAGCCATTCACACACAACCCATTTGGGAAAACTTTCAAAACTTCGCATTAGCAGAAAATGAAATTATCTTTTATTTCGAATATAATAAACTGGCAAACAGCGAGGCAGGGATTCCAATCGTTGCGATTCCCTATCAAACGATCAATCCTTTACTTACAGAATTTCTTCAAGCTTTAATCGTAGAGGAAAAGACAGAAAAACCGAACACAGCTCAATCAGCCATTAATCAACAGGAGGCTACAAAGAATAAAGAGATTCGAAACAATAATGTGGAGCATGAAGAAATTCCCAAGCAAAAAAGAGTTGCCCTGACATTTGACGACGGTCCCGACCCGAAAGTGACAACACGGATATTAGAAACGTTGGAGCGATATGATGCAAAAGCCACCTTCTTCATGCTAGGTAGCCGGGTTGAATATTATCCTGAAATTGCCAAAAGCGTTCACGAAGCCGGGCACGAACTCGGTAACCACTCTTGGACGCATCCTGATTTAACAAAGGCGAATAATGATAAAATCGCAAGTGAAATTGATAGAACTACTACGATTATCGAAGAAGTAACAGGTCAAAAACCAGAAATTTTTCGTCCCCCATACGGTGCTTTTAATGACAACGTATTAAACCTAACAGACTTATCAATGATTTTATGGGACGTTGATACACTCGATTGGAAACACAGAAATGCAAGTCAACTGCTTTCATATGTAAAACAAAACACGAGAGACGGCAGCATTATTCTCATGCATGATATTCACACATCGACCGCTGATGGGCTTGACGCTGTTCTCGCTTATTTAGCGGAAAACGACTTTCAATTCGTCACGATTTCCGAATTAAGTGAATAA
- a CDS encoding rhodanese-related sulfurtransferase: MEKGTYRVLLFYKYVTIEDPETVVAEHLEACKEMGLKGRIFIGTEGINGTCSGTVEQTQAYMDMMNADERFKDIVYKIDEADGHTFKKMHVRVREQIVNLSLEDDINPNKLTGNYLSPAEFLEKMQDEDAVIIDARNDYEFDLGHFRGAIRPDIRTFRELPDWIRENKEQFEGKKILTYCTGGIRCEKFSGWLVREGFEDVNQLEGGIVSYGKDSVAKGQLWDGQCYVFDERIAVPVNQVEHVIVGRDHFDGEPCERYVNCANPECNAQILCSEENEHVYMRSCTDECRVHPRNRYFTEHNMTVEEFNARLAEIERRRGNELISTEG; the protein is encoded by the coding sequence ATGGAAAAAGGCACATATCGGGTTCTTTTATTTTACAAATATGTAACGATTGAAGATCCTGAAACAGTTGTTGCTGAGCATTTAGAAGCATGTAAGGAAATGGGATTAAAAGGCCGAATTTTTATCGGAACAGAAGGAATCAACGGGACTTGTTCAGGAACAGTTGAACAAACGCAAGCATACATGGACATGATGAATGCCGATGAACGTTTTAAAGATATTGTCTATAAAATTGATGAAGCGGATGGTCATACATTCAAAAAAATGCATGTGCGTGTTCGCGAACAAATTGTTAATTTAAGCTTAGAAGACGATATAAATCCAAATAAATTAACAGGGAATTATTTAAGCCCAGCAGAATTCTTAGAGAAAATGCAAGATGAGGATGCTGTCATTATCGATGCTCGAAACGATTATGAATTCGACTTAGGACATTTCCGTGGAGCCATTCGTCCAGATATACGAACGTTTAGAGAGCTTCCAGATTGGATTCGTGAAAACAAAGAACAATTCGAAGGCAAGAAGATTTTAACGTATTGCACGGGCGGTATTCGATGTGAGAAATTCTCAGGTTGGCTCGTACGAGAAGGTTTTGAAGATGTTAACCAACTTGAAGGCGGAATTGTTTCTTACGGTAAAGATTCTGTGGCAAAAGGTCAATTATGGGATGGGCAATGTTATGTATTTGATGAGCGAATCGCTGTCCCAGTCAACCAAGTAGAACATGTGATTGTTGGTCGTGACCACTTCGATGGTGAGCCATGTGAGCGTTATGTAAACTGTGCGAATCCTGAATGTAATGCACAGATTTTATGCTCGGAAGAAAATGAACATGTATATATGCGCAGTTGTACAGATGAGTGCCGTGTACATCCACGAAACCGTTACTTTACTGAACATAATATGACTGTTGAGGAATTTAATGCGCGTCTTGCAGAAATTGAACGTCGCCGTGGGAATGAACTTATTTCAACGGAAGGTTAA
- a CDS encoding DUF368 domain-containing protein, protein MQWRNIYRGFFIGISDLIPGVSGGTIAFILGIYEQLLTAISGFFSRDWKKHIGFLLPLAIGMGGTLLIFSRLIEYLLKNYHAQTQFFFLGLIIGVVPFISKQVNVKKNFKLGHYLLVIIVGAALASLAFVSPQDYGTITKLTSSNALGLFLAGWAGSMAMLLPGISGSFILLLLGVYSTAISALSNLNLPIIIVIGSGVIVGFIVSSKVIRYLLERFKYGTFAVVIGLIIGSVFVIYPGLPKDGTFLMMSLLTFFIGLLVASLFSSFDNKSSI, encoded by the coding sequence ATGCAATGGAGAAATATATATCGCGGTTTCTTTATCGGAATTAGCGATCTCATTCCTGGCGTGAGTGGGGGAACAATCGCATTCATCTTAGGAATTTATGAACAATTACTAACTGCAATTAGCGGTTTCTTTAGTCGGGACTGGAAAAAGCATATTGGATTTTTACTGCCGCTTGCGATCGGAATGGGTGGCACATTATTGATTTTCAGTCGACTGATTGAATACTTATTAAAAAACTATCATGCACAAACACAATTTTTCTTTCTAGGGCTCATTATTGGTGTGGTGCCTTTTATTTCAAAACAAGTCAATGTCAAAAAGAATTTTAAGCTTGGACATTATTTACTTGTCATTATTGTAGGGGCTGCGCTTGCATCACTGGCGTTTGTAAGCCCACAAGATTATGGAACAATTACGAAACTAACCTCTTCTAATGCGCTCGGTTTATTCCTAGCGGGTTGGGCCGGAAGTATGGCGATGCTATTGCCGGGGATTAGTGGTTCATTTATCTTATTATTACTCGGTGTATATTCGACTGCAATTAGTGCGTTATCGAATTTAAATCTACCAATTATTATAGTAATTGGCTCGGGTGTAATTGTTGGATTTATTGTCAGCAGTAAGGTGATTCGTTATTTACTTGAACGATTCAAGTATGGTACATTTGCTGTCGTGATTGGGCTTATCATTGGATCAGTATTTGTAATTTATCCTGGATTACCTAAGGATGGCACATTTTTAATGATGAGTTTGCTTACATTTTTTATTGGCTTACTTGTCGCGAGTTTATTTAGCTCATTCGATAATAAATCATCGATATAA